The Gordonibacter urolithinfaciens genome contains a region encoding:
- a CDS encoding MDR family MFS transporter — protein MEGVDRTGGTAADEARVREAAETQRTAKAAEASGPARPSTVPPPASPTTEGVPAAAVRDAQEAAAAERARELAAASARQGDVPAAEPKPERKRGVAAVFAGLLLAMFVSTLSETVTATALPTIVGDLGGVDHMQWVTTAYILASTIMMPIYGKLGDLFGRKYLFIVALSVFIVGSATCGLAPSMDGLIAGRAVEGLGGGGLIILAQATIADIIPPRQRGKYMGVMGSVFAVSTVVGPLLGGWFVQVTGWRWLFAFNIPLALLAIAAVAFFLTNPERRDDRPPVDVGGMMAMAVSVSSLVLATAWGGTLYPWLSWQIIGLFALFVVAAVAFVLVERRAKEPIIPMLLFKNRNFVVCTITGMFIMLGMMGTVSYLPTYFQIVDGLAPEQAGLMTFPMMAGVLLTAVGTGFLATKTGRYKWMPIASCAVAAVGFVLLSRLTPDTSLLMTGVFLFILGFGIGLGQQILVLIVQNEFPHAIVGTATAANNFFRQIGSTLGASLVGALFTSRLAADLAAQLPKTDNISMNRITPQFIDHLGGPARDIITTAYSDALVPIFLYVVPLLVVGFLLMLTLKENPLAKSVNHTGHPGDDAL, from the coding sequence ATGGAAGGCGTGGATCGAACAGGCGGCACGGCGGCCGATGAGGCGCGGGTGCGCGAAGCGGCAGAGACGCAGCGAACGGCCAAGGCGGCGGAGGCGAGCGGCCCCGCGCGCCCTTCGACGGTCCCTCCGCCCGCTTCGCCCACCACCGAAGGTGTGCCTGCTGCCGCCGTGCGCGACGCGCAGGAAGCCGCCGCGGCCGAGCGCGCCCGCGAGCTGGCCGCCGCCTCCGCCAGGCAGGGCGACGTGCCCGCCGCCGAGCCCAAGCCCGAGCGCAAGCGCGGCGTGGCGGCCGTGTTCGCGGGCCTGCTTTTGGCCATGTTCGTGTCCACGCTGTCCGAGACGGTCACGGCCACGGCGCTGCCCACCATCGTGGGCGACCTCGGCGGCGTCGACCACATGCAGTGGGTGACCACGGCCTACATCCTGGCCTCCACCATCATGATGCCCATCTACGGCAAGCTGGGCGACCTGTTCGGCCGCAAGTACCTGTTCATCGTGGCGCTTTCGGTGTTCATCGTGGGCTCGGCCACCTGCGGGCTCGCGCCCAGCATGGACGGCCTCATCGCGGGTCGCGCCGTGGAAGGGCTCGGGGGCGGCGGCCTCATCATCTTGGCGCAGGCCACCATCGCCGACATCATCCCGCCCCGGCAGCGCGGCAAGTACATGGGCGTCATGGGATCGGTGTTCGCCGTGTCCACCGTGGTGGGGCCGCTTCTGGGCGGCTGGTTCGTGCAGGTGACGGGCTGGCGCTGGCTGTTCGCTTTCAACATCCCGCTGGCGCTCTTGGCCATCGCGGCCGTGGCGTTCTTCCTCACGAACCCCGAGCGCCGCGACGACCGCCCGCCGGTGGACGTGGGCGGCATGATGGCCATGGCCGTTTCCGTGTCGTCGCTCGTGCTGGCCACCGCATGGGGCGGCACGCTGTACCCGTGGCTGTCGTGGCAGATCATCGGCTTGTTCGCGCTGTTCGTGGTTGCGGCCGTGGCGTTCGTGCTGGTGGAGCGGCGGGCGAAGGAACCCATCATCCCGATGCTGCTGTTCAAGAACCGCAACTTCGTGGTGTGCACCATCACGGGCATGTTCATCATGCTGGGCATGATGGGCACGGTGTCGTACCTGCCCACGTACTTCCAAATCGTGGACGGCCTCGCGCCCGAGCAGGCCGGGCTCATGACGTTCCCCATGATGGCGGGCGTGCTGCTCACGGCGGTGGGCACGGGCTTTTTGGCCACGAAGACCGGGCGCTACAAGTGGATGCCCATCGCCTCGTGCGCCGTGGCGGCGGTGGGCTTCGTGCTGCTGTCGCGCCTGACGCCGGATACGTCGCTGCTGATGACGGGCGTGTTCCTGTTCATCCTGGGCTTCGGCATAGGGCTGGGGCAGCAGATCCTCGTGCTCATCGTGCAGAACGAGTTCCCGCACGCCATCGTGGGCACGGCCACCGCGGCCAACAACTTCTTCCGGCAGATCGGCTCCACGCTGGGGGCGTCGCTCGTGGGCGCGCTGTTCACGTCGCGCCTCGCCGCCGACCTGGCCGCGCAGCTGCCGAAGACCGACAACATCAGCATGAACCGCATCACGCCCCAGTTCATCGATCACCTCGGCGGTCCCGCGCGCGACATCATAACCACCGCGTACTCCGACGCGCTCGTGCCCATCTTCCTGTACGTGGTGCCCCTGCTGGTGGTGGGCTTCCTCCTCATGCTCACCCTCAAGGAGAATCCCCTGGCAAAGAGCGTGAACCACACCGGCCACCCAGGGGACGACGCGCTGTAG
- a CDS encoding TrmH family RNA methyltransferase, translating to MPLVEISTLDDPRLDAYARLTDVQLRSRLEPERGVFIAESGNVIERALEAGMQPLSLLMEAKWLDALQPVIARIEAEHPEVPVFVAPREELARLTGFELTRGALAAFKRPAPPSVADVVRDARLVAVLENITNHTNVGAIFRSAAALGVDAVLVTPECYDPLYRRAVRVSMGTVFQVPWTRIGEEADPRAGKGAWAEDGLPLLRDLGFATAAMALSDDSVPLDDADLAAEPKLALVFGTEGDGLAPTTIAACDYTVRIPMQHGVDSLNVAAASAVAFWELRR from the coding sequence ATGCCCCTAGTGGAGATCTCGACGCTCGACGACCCGCGGCTCGATGCGTATGCGCGGCTGACCGACGTGCAGCTGCGCAGCCGGCTGGAACCGGAGCGCGGGGTGTTCATCGCGGAGTCGGGCAACGTAATAGAGCGGGCGCTCGAGGCGGGAATGCAACCGTTGTCGCTGCTTATGGAGGCTAAGTGGCTCGACGCCCTGCAGCCCGTGATCGCACGCATCGAGGCCGAGCACCCCGAGGTGCCCGTATTCGTGGCGCCGCGCGAGGAGCTGGCAAGGCTCACGGGGTTCGAGCTGACGCGCGGTGCGCTTGCGGCATTCAAACGCCCCGCGCCGCCGAGCGTGGCCGACGTCGTGCGCGATGCGCGGCTCGTGGCCGTGCTGGAGAACATCACGAACCACACGAACGTGGGCGCCATCTTCCGTTCGGCCGCGGCGCTGGGCGTGGATGCCGTGCTCGTGACGCCCGAGTGCTACGACCCGTTGTACCGCCGCGCGGTTCGCGTGTCGATGGGAACCGTGTTCCAGGTGCCGTGGACGCGCATCGGCGAGGAGGCGGACCCGCGCGCGGGCAAGGGCGCCTGGGCGGAGGACGGCCTTCCGCTGCTGCGCGATCTGGGATTCGCCACGGCCGCGATGGCGTTGTCGGACGACTCGGTGCCGCTGGACGACGCCGACCTGGCCGCCGAGCCGAAGCTCGCGCTGGTGTTCGGCACCGAGGGCGACGGCCTAGCGCCCACCACCATCGCCGCCTGCGACTACACGGTGCGCATCCCGATGCAGCACGGAGTGGACTCCCTGAACGTGGCCGCCGCCAGCGCCGTGGCCTTCTGGGAGCTGCGCCGGTAG
- a CDS encoding cysteine hydrolase family protein: protein MIDPCKAALIIIDMQNGFIDPASALCVEGAAATVPACSRALDHARELGMPVFHVVREYAEDGSDVEAVRHAAWDGGGKPVSRACANPHSLDEPAPLAPQPGDRVVVKPRFSAFFNTNLDNVLRRLGVGTVVLIGTTTPNCIRTTCYDALSLDYNVAVIEDCTSSRTPAVQAANIEDMAHIGAQMLTCDEFCTQGLANVRDVAAEVRAACNRR from the coding sequence ATGATCGATCCGTGCAAGGCAGCCCTTATCATCATCGACATGCAGAACGGGTTCATCGACCCGGCATCGGCCCTGTGCGTGGAAGGGGCGGCGGCCACGGTGCCCGCGTGCTCGCGCGCGCTCGACCACGCGCGCGAGCTGGGCATGCCCGTGTTCCACGTCGTGCGCGAGTACGCCGAGGACGGCTCGGACGTAGAGGCGGTGCGCCACGCTGCCTGGGATGGCGGCGGCAAGCCCGTGTCGCGGGCGTGCGCGAATCCGCACTCGCTCGACGAGCCGGCGCCGCTCGCGCCGCAACCCGGCGACCGCGTGGTGGTGAAGCCGCGCTTCTCCGCGTTCTTCAACACGAATCTGGACAACGTGCTGCGTCGCCTGGGCGTGGGGACGGTGGTGCTCATCGGCACCACCACGCCGAACTGCATTCGCACCACCTGCTACGACGCGCTCTCGCTCGACTACAACGTGGCCGTCATCGAGGATTGCACCTCGTCGCGCACCCCGGCCGTGCAGGCGGCGAACATAGAGGACATGGCCCACATCGGCGCGCAGATGCTCACCTGCGACGAGTTCTGCACGCAAGGCCTGGCGAACGTGCGCGACGTGGCAGCCGAAGTCCGCGCTGCCTGCAACAGGCGCTGA
- a CDS encoding Crp/Fnr family transcriptional regulator, translating to MDRHLPVISRSSLFDGIDHNDLEALLHCLGARERRYPQGSAVLRVGDVTTCMGLVLEGAVRLEKEDYWGNRTILASFGPGQSFAEVYACEPGLPLDLNVVAAEDALVLLMDVRRVTSLCPASCAFHARLVRNLLGIVARRAHALTRKIEHTSQRTTRAKLLSYLSDQAKAAEASRFAIPFDRQELADYLSVDRSAMCAELSRMRKEGIIDFHKNVFELGEGSTL from the coding sequence ATGGACCGCCATCTTCCCGTCATCAGCCGCTCGTCGCTGTTCGACGGCATCGACCACAACGACCTCGAGGCGCTGCTGCACTGCCTGGGCGCACGCGAGCGCCGCTACCCACAAGGGTCGGCCGTGCTGCGCGTGGGCGACGTGACCACGTGCATGGGGCTGGTGCTGGAGGGGGCGGTGCGGCTGGAGAAGGAGGACTACTGGGGCAACCGCACGATCCTGGCGTCGTTCGGCCCCGGCCAATCGTTCGCCGAGGTGTACGCCTGCGAGCCCGGCCTTCCCCTCGACCTCAACGTGGTGGCGGCCGAGGACGCGCTTGTCCTGCTCATGGACGTGCGGCGCGTCACCAGCCTGTGCCCTGCGTCGTGTGCGTTCCACGCGCGCCTCGTCCGCAACCTGCTGGGCATCGTGGCGCGCCGCGCGCACGCGCTCACACGCAAGATAGAGCACACGTCGCAGCGCACGACGCGCGCCAAGCTGCTGTCATACCTGTCCGACCAGGCCAAAGCTGCGGAAGCGAGCCGGTTCGCCATCCCGTTCGACCGCCAGGAGCTGGCCGACTACCTGTCCGTTGACCGCAGCGCCATGTGCGCCGAGCTGTCGCGGATGAGGAAAGAGGGTATCATAGACTTCCACAAGAACGTGTTCGAGCTCGGGGAAGGGAGCACGCTATGA